Proteins from a genomic interval of Dama dama isolate Ldn47 chromosome 1, ASM3311817v1, whole genome shotgun sequence:
- the KCNE3 gene encoding potassium voltage-gated channel subfamily E member 3 translates to METINGTETWYESLHAVLKALNATLHSNLLCRPGPDNLTEEKRASLPGRNDNSYMYILFVMFLFAATVGSLILGYTRSRKVDKRSDPYHVYIKNRVSML, encoded by the coding sequence ATGGAGACCATCAATGGGACTGAGACCTGGTATGAGAGCCTGCACGCTGTGCTGAAGGCTTTAAATGCCACTCTTCACAGCAACTTGCTCTGCCGGCCAGGGCCAGACAACCTGACTGAGGAGAAGCGGGCCAGCCTGCCTGGCCGCAATGATAACTCCTACATGTACATCCTCTTCGTCATGTTCCTCTTTGCTGCCACTGTGGGCAGTCTCATCCTCGGATACACCCGCTCCCGCAAAGTGGACAAGCGCAGTGACCCCTATCACGTGTACATCAAGAACCGTGTGTCTATGCTCTGA